A stretch of Vibrio sp. B1FLJ16 DNA encodes these proteins:
- a CDS encoding glycoside hydrolase family 3 protein, which yields MDLTTYQGQDAINLDSDKDVSGVAGYINGVKNKKLDIPAVKLADGPAGLRIQPLRDGDNNTYYATAWPIGSLLASTWDTKLVQKVGQAEGNEVKEYGVDFLLGPGMNIQRNPLLGRNFEYYSEDPVLSGKIAAAMVNGLQSNQIGATLKHFAANNAETNRFFSNTVADPRTLREIYLRGFQIAVEDAQPWAIMSSYNLINGTYANQRKDLMTDILRGEWGFKGLAMSDWFAGNVSGLRSDFTGIVEGGRDVESAAKQVSAGNDLIEPGGVKTDLLNSYENGTLTIEEIDKSVVAILAQVQKTPSYNNYNYSDAPDLDAHAELARQAAAEGMILLKNTGSALPLSQGSKVASFGTTQINTLKGGTGSGDVNAAYIVQIASALDEKFVLNKDLTSYYSEYFEANKQTTSSLLGGYEFCLEPTVDESLQARVDESAESDDAAVITIGRQAGEGGDRSAEQGDYRLTDEELEIIDSVSTAFHAKGKTVTVVLNVNGLVDTSEWSEKVDSIVLAYMGGQETGNAIADILVGDVNPSGKLAQTMPKAYEDVPSSETFPGEDTDDDGLPDTVKYNEGIYVGYRYYSSFDKAPAYPFGYGLSYTNFEYSNPTIVSNTLTKKRRICFNNHQSYNNQHR from the coding sequence ATGGACTTAACCACCTATCAGGGCCAGGACGCGATTAATTTAGATTCTGACAAAGACGTAAGCGGTGTCGCTGGCTATATCAATGGCGTTAAAAATAAAAAATTAGATATTCCGGCGGTAAAACTGGCAGACGGCCCTGCCGGTTTAAGGATTCAACCGTTACGTGATGGGGACAACAATACGTACTACGCAACAGCCTGGCCTATTGGTTCTTTACTGGCTTCAACATGGGATACCAAGCTGGTTCAAAAAGTTGGTCAGGCCGAAGGTAATGAAGTCAAAGAGTATGGCGTCGACTTTTTGTTAGGCCCGGGGATGAACATTCAGCGTAACCCGCTTCTGGGTCGTAACTTTGAGTACTATTCTGAAGACCCGGTTTTATCAGGAAAAATCGCGGCAGCAATGGTAAACGGACTTCAATCCAATCAGATAGGTGCCACACTCAAACACTTTGCTGCGAACAACGCAGAAACAAACCGCTTTTTCAGCAATACCGTGGCTGACCCTAGAACTCTACGCGAAATTTACCTGAGAGGCTTTCAGATTGCGGTAGAAGATGCGCAGCCATGGGCAATCATGAGCTCGTATAATCTCATCAATGGTACCTACGCGAACCAACGTAAAGACCTTATGACTGATATTTTAAGAGGCGAATGGGGCTTCAAAGGTCTGGCAATGTCCGACTGGTTTGCAGGCAACGTCTCTGGCTTACGAAGTGACTTCACTGGAATTGTAGAGGGCGGACGAGATGTCGAGTCAGCAGCCAAACAAGTCAGTGCGGGTAATGATTTAATCGAGCCGGGTGGCGTCAAAACGGACCTTCTCAATTCTTATGAAAATGGCACGCTGACAATCGAAGAGATTGATAAAAGCGTTGTTGCCATTCTTGCTCAAGTGCAGAAAACGCCTTCATACAATAACTACAACTACTCTGATGCTCCGGATCTCGATGCACACGCTGAGTTGGCAAGACAAGCAGCGGCAGAAGGTATGATCTTACTTAAGAATACAGGGTCCGCTCTTCCACTCTCACAAGGAAGTAAAGTAGCTTCATTTGGTACCACTCAGATTAATACCCTTAAAGGAGGCACAGGCAGTGGTGATGTGAATGCCGCCTACATTGTCCAGATTGCTTCTGCACTGGATGAAAAATTCGTACTCAATAAAGATTTAACCAGTTATTACAGTGAATACTTCGAAGCGAACAAGCAAACAACCAGTTCGCTTCTCGGGGGCTATGAGTTCTGTTTAGAACCAACGGTAGATGAAAGCCTGCAAGCGCGCGTAGATGAGTCTGCAGAGAGTGACGATGCCGCCGTCATCACTATTGGTCGACAGGCTGGTGAAGGTGGTGACCGAAGTGCAGAACAAGGTGATTATCGTCTGACAGATGAAGAGCTGGAAATTATTGATTCGGTTTCAACGGCTTTCCATGCTAAAGGAAAAACCGTCACAGTCGTACTCAATGTGAACGGTCTTGTTGATACATCAGAATGGTCAGAGAAAGTAGATTCGATTGTTCTGGCCTACATGGGCGGACAAGAAACCGGCAACGCGATCGCCGACATTCTGGTTGGGGATGTAAACCCAAGTGGTAAACTGGCACAAACAATGCCTAAAGCATACGAAGATGTACCTTCTTCAGAAACATTCCCAGGCGAAGATACCGATGATGACGGTCTACCAGATACCGTCAAATACAATGAAGGTATCTACGTTGGCTACCGCTACTACTCTTCGTTCGATAAGGCTCCGGCGTATCCGTTTGGTTACGGCCTTTCCTACACGAACTTCGAGTACAGCAATCCAACGATTGTCTCTAATACGCTGACCAAAAAAAGGCGGATCTGCTTCAATAACCATCAAAGCTACAATAACCAACACCGGTAA
- a CDS encoding permease: protein MFEIFTSLADWMTYQLFSLQPGTKLADAIHFFIEDVSKIMVLLVVMIYVIALFRASLNVEKVRHYLAGKRRLFGYLAGSFFGAITPFCSCSSIPIFLGFTSAGIPIGITMAFLITSPLINEIAVLLLFSLLGWKFTVMYVVVGMLIGILSGWLLDVIGAQRWLQPLAAKAMNKGKNFQPSNVSQTDSESSGITMSERHVFAKQEMQEIVGRVWKWVFIGVGIGAGLHGFVPDGWIQTYLGAGQWWSVPASVLLGIPLYSNATGVIPVMESLLQNGLPIGTTLAFCMSTVAASIPEFVMLKQVMQWRLLGMLFGLLLFAFTLMGWIFNLPLWQF from the coding sequence ATGTTTGAGATTTTTACCTCTCTCGCTGACTGGATGACTTACCAACTGTTTTCTTTACAGCCGGGTACCAAGCTGGCGGATGCGATTCACTTCTTTATTGAAGATGTAAGCAAAATCATGGTGTTACTGGTGGTCATGATTTATGTGATAGCGCTGTTTAGAGCGTCGTTAAATGTTGAGAAAGTACGGCATTATTTAGCGGGTAAACGACGGCTGTTCGGCTATCTTGCCGGCAGTTTTTTTGGTGCCATCACTCCGTTTTGTTCCTGTTCTAGTATCCCAATATTTCTGGGGTTCACCTCCGCAGGTATCCCGATAGGCATTACGATGGCGTTTCTTATTACTTCTCCGTTAATCAACGAAATTGCCGTGTTGCTCCTATTCAGCCTACTTGGATGGAAGTTTACGGTCATGTACGTCGTGGTCGGAATGCTAATTGGCATTTTGAGTGGTTGGTTACTTGATGTTATCGGTGCCCAACGCTGGTTACAGCCACTGGCGGCCAAGGCAATGAATAAGGGCAAGAATTTTCAGCCCAGCAACGTTTCTCAAACCGATAGCGAGAGCTCCGGGATAACAATGTCTGAGCGTCATGTGTTTGCGAAGCAGGAAATGCAGGAGATCGTCGGACGCGTTTGGAAATGGGTGTTTATCGGGGTCGGTATCGGTGCGGGTTTACACGGTTTCGTGCCTGATGGTTGGATACAAACCTACTTAGGAGCAGGGCAGTGGTGGTCGGTTCCTGCTTCTGTTCTGCTTGGTATACCACTCTATTCGAATGCCACTGGCGTAATACCCGTGATGGAAAGCCTGCTGCAAAATGGGCTGCCAATCGGTACTACATTAGCGTTTTGTATGAGTACGGTCGCGGCAAGTATCCCAGAGTTTGTCATGCTGAAACAAGTGATGCAGTGGAGGCTTCTGGGCATGTTATTCGGGCTACTACTGTTTGCATTTACGTTGATGGGATGGATATTTAATTTACCACTGTGGCAATTTTAG
- a CDS encoding monovalent cation:proton antiporter-2 (CPA2) family protein, whose amino-acid sequence MTGIFLQAFVYLVAAVIAVPLAKRFGLGSVLGYLIAGVVIGPLIGLVGEETTTIQHFAEFGVVMMLFLVGLELEPKMLWAMRNRLIGLGGLQIVGTTFAIMGIALYLAQPWTIALAIGLIFALSSTAIVLQTFAEKGLTRTEGGQNAFSVLLFQDIAVIPMLAFIPLLALPELVNQAQQAAETAAEHHEELSLVANLPGWAYGLVITASIALVVVGGHYLSRPLLRYVASSGLREIFTATALMLVIGIAALMSLVGLSPALGTFLAGVVLANSEFRHELESNIEPFKGLLLGLFFITVGAGINFSVLLGEFGLILALTLGVMAVKAVVLFVLALIFRIRRSNRWLFTLSLAQAGEFGFVLLSFSVQNHVIPPELSQTLSLVVAISMFLTPGLFILFDKVILPRFESQSNERESDTIDEKGTVIIAGIGRFGQIVNRLLVSNGVNTVVLDHQANQVDTLRQIGTRAYFGDATRPDMLHTAGIEEAAALVVAIDNREASVELVKYVKHTYPKIKVLARAFDRGHGYLLRQAGADVIESETYHSALEMGGHTMNALGIHPFFVERQKATYKRVEERKSEMLYKAWEDDSEGERFDNNYRLLFIQLEEKMSEEMRKDRHDKLSRSERGWTPPPKDYAETFDGENVHDLHLPKEDSN is encoded by the coding sequence ATGACAGGAATATTTTTGCAGGCCTTTGTTTATCTTGTCGCGGCCGTGATTGCGGTACCTTTAGCCAAACGCTTCGGTCTTGGATCTGTGCTGGGCTATCTCATCGCTGGTGTCGTCATTGGCCCTCTTATCGGCTTAGTTGGCGAAGAGACAACGACCATCCAACACTTTGCTGAGTTTGGTGTGGTCATGATGTTATTTCTGGTCGGATTGGAGCTGGAACCCAAAATGCTCTGGGCAATGCGTAATCGCTTGATCGGGCTGGGTGGCCTTCAGATTGTCGGGACGACTTTTGCCATCATGGGGATAGCTTTGTACCTCGCTCAGCCATGGACCATTGCATTAGCTATTGGTTTGATTTTCGCTCTTTCATCTACCGCAATTGTCCTTCAGACCTTCGCCGAGAAAGGGTTAACTCGGACTGAAGGCGGTCAGAACGCTTTTTCTGTTCTTCTGTTTCAAGACATTGCCGTGATCCCGATGCTGGCTTTCATCCCGTTACTGGCCTTACCGGAGTTAGTAAACCAAGCACAACAAGCCGCAGAGACAGCAGCAGAGCATCACGAAGAACTCAGCCTAGTTGCCAACTTACCAGGATGGGCCTATGGGCTTGTGATTACTGCGTCTATCGCACTGGTAGTGGTTGGAGGCCATTACCTGAGCCGTCCGTTACTACGCTATGTAGCCAGCTCTGGCCTTCGCGAAATCTTTACCGCTACCGCGCTGATGTTAGTTATCGGGATTGCGGCATTGATGAGCCTGGTAGGACTTTCACCTGCCCTTGGAACCTTCCTTGCAGGGGTCGTATTAGCCAACAGCGAGTTCCGCCACGAGTTAGAATCAAATATCGAGCCATTTAAAGGATTGCTGTTAGGTCTGTTCTTCATTACCGTCGGTGCCGGAATAAACTTCTCAGTGCTGCTTGGTGAATTTGGACTGATTCTGGCGCTTACTCTGGGCGTAATGGCAGTTAAAGCCGTGGTGCTGTTTGTTCTCGCGCTTATCTTCCGTATCAGGCGCAGTAATCGTTGGTTATTTACTCTGAGCTTGGCTCAAGCCGGTGAGTTCGGTTTCGTACTCCTCAGTTTCTCAGTGCAAAATCACGTTATTCCCCCTGAGTTATCACAAACTCTTTCTCTGGTTGTTGCTATCTCAATGTTCCTTACGCCGGGGCTATTTATCCTGTTTGACAAGGTTATATTGCCGCGTTTTGAGAGCCAGTCCAATGAACGTGAAAGTGACACTATTGACGAAAAAGGTACCGTAATCATCGCAGGTATCGGCCGTTTCGGTCAGATTGTAAATCGCCTGTTGGTATCCAATGGTGTAAACACTGTTGTATTGGATCACCAGGCTAACCAAGTCGACACCTTACGTCAGATAGGCACAAGAGCTTACTTTGGTGACGCTACGCGACCTGACATGCTGCATACAGCTGGCATCGAAGAGGCCGCTGCGCTTGTTGTCGCCATTGACAACCGCGAAGCCAGTGTCGAACTGGTCAAGTACGTCAAACACACTTACCCTAAAATCAAAGTTCTCGCTCGTGCCTTTGACCGCGGTCACGGCTATCTTCTTCGGCAAGCCGGTGCTGACGTAATTGAGTCAGAAACCTATCACTCAGCACTAGAGATGGGTGGACACACTATGAACGCACTGGGTATCCATCCGTTTTTTGTTGAGCGGCAAAAAGCGACCTACAAACGTGTTGAGGAGCGTAAGTCTGAGATGCTTTATAAAGCATGGGAAGACGACTCGGAAGGAGAGCGATTTGATAACAACTATCGCCTTCTGTTTATACAACTAGAAGAAAAAATGTCGGAAGAGATGCGTAAAGATCGCCATGATAAGTTATCTCGTTCCGAACGCGGTTGGACTCCGCCACCGAAAGATTATGCAGAAACCTTCGATGGTGAGAACGTTCACGATCTCCACTTACCAAAAGAAGATAGCAATTAA
- a CDS encoding helix-turn-helix transcriptional regulator: protein MNGNVSNVLTSAMLEHLSTLGRNTDELIKKCGINKHVLSKKYGRISSSSHYALLEEFMPYQKLFFKDSGLDGMYSMFPELFSLCINESSAKSAIESFIENRALIGTCDQCEVQINNDTMKITYKDTGPNKMISSALSNFVFIQEIIHQYIPNGKYSVSLTHTNYVPHHAVNEKLNTKCLFGQSENYLIVKSSTLTERNNLFNENLYKLQKNNLNKIKKELSNNKFSHIVEDMVILFVSDNEFFCDQKTLEKVCKKLRMSRWTLNKKLGEENKRFTDIFNKVRLDKAVKLLTETNKSMNEISELTRFSSQSVFSRFFRTHTNMSPNQYRKQAQQV from the coding sequence ATGAATGGAAACGTTTCTAATGTACTCACCTCTGCCATGTTGGAGCATTTATCGACATTGGGAAGGAACACAGACGAGCTCATAAAGAAATGTGGTATAAACAAGCATGTCCTAAGTAAGAAGTACGGAAGAATATCATCTTCCTCACATTACGCTCTTCTTGAAGAGTTTATGCCTTACCAGAAATTATTCTTCAAAGATTCAGGGTTAGATGGCATGTACTCTATGTTTCCTGAACTGTTCAGCTTATGCATCAATGAATCTTCGGCTAAATCTGCCATAGAAAGCTTTATAGAAAATCGCGCTTTAATCGGAACTTGTGATCAATGTGAAGTACAGATAAATAACGACACAATGAAGATAACGTATAAGGATACAGGCCCAAACAAAATGATTTCCAGTGCATTATCAAATTTTGTCTTCATTCAGGAAATCATTCATCAATATATTCCTAACGGTAAATACTCAGTTTCTTTAACTCATACAAACTATGTTCCGCATCATGCCGTCAATGAAAAGCTAAATACCAAATGTTTATTTGGCCAGAGTGAAAACTACTTAATCGTTAAATCTTCTACACTTACCGAGAGAAACAACCTATTCAATGAGAATCTCTATAAACTTCAGAAAAACAATTTAAACAAGATCAAAAAAGAATTAAGTAATAACAAGTTTTCTCATATCGTTGAAGATATGGTGATTTTATTTGTATCAGACAATGAGTTTTTTTGTGACCAAAAAACCTTAGAAAAAGTCTGTAAAAAGTTAAGAATGAGTCGCTGGACACTAAACAAAAAGTTAGGTGAAGAGAACAAACGTTTTACCGATATTTTTAATAAAGTTAGGTTAGATAAAGCCGTTAAACTCCTTACTGAAACCAACAAAAGTATGAACGAGATCAGCGAACTGACCCGATTCTCCTCACAATCTGTATTTTCGCGTTTTTTCCGCACGCATACCAACATGTCACCGAACCAATACCGCAAGCAAGCTCAGCAGGTTTAA
- the alr gene encoding alanine racemase: MITAEAVINLKALSDNYNLLKEKCANKSVVAVIKGDAYGHNAVKTAQTLKQADMFAVSRIEEALELRSEGIKQPILLLEGCFCIDDLETAAREGFHTAIHCKEQLEDLKQADIVQPVTVWLKLDTGMHRLGIHPAEITDYVRQIEATNKLAGPVGFMSHFSCADNMSSSKTQHQIELFLSQTSGFPGPKTLANSAGILYWNDSHLDYMRAGISLYGISPNENETGKQHGLRSAMALNSRLIAIREHKANQPVGYGESWRSNRDTYIGVVAMGYGDGYPRNAPEGTPVYINGRIVPISGRVSMDMVTVDLGPDALDTVGDKVEFWGDNLPIENVAKYIGTIPYELVIKLTKRVRKTYVEA, encoded by the coding sequence ATGATCACTGCTGAAGCCGTTATCAATCTAAAAGCATTGAGCGATAACTACAATTTACTTAAGGAAAAGTGTGCCAACAAATCGGTTGTTGCTGTTATTAAAGGTGACGCTTACGGGCATAATGCAGTAAAAACCGCTCAAACACTTAAGCAAGCAGATATGTTTGCTGTTTCTCGTATCGAAGAAGCGCTGGAACTGAGAAGCGAAGGCATAAAACAACCGATACTGCTCCTTGAGGGCTGTTTCTGTATTGACGACCTCGAAACGGCAGCTCGTGAAGGTTTCCACACTGCGATTCATTGTAAAGAGCAGTTGGAGGATCTTAAGCAAGCGGATATCGTTCAGCCAGTTACGGTCTGGCTCAAACTTGATACAGGAATGCACCGGTTGGGAATTCATCCCGCTGAGATTACCGATTACGTCCGACAGATCGAAGCGACCAATAAACTCGCCGGGCCTGTCGGATTCATGAGCCATTTTAGCTGTGCTGACAATATGTCTTCTTCCAAAACACAGCATCAGATAGAGTTGTTTTTGTCACAGACCTCCGGCTTTCCCGGGCCTAAGACCCTGGCGAACTCAGCTGGGATTTTATACTGGAATGACTCTCACTTAGATTATATGAGAGCAGGTATTTCTCTTTATGGAATCAGCCCTAATGAAAATGAAACGGGTAAGCAGCATGGCTTGCGCTCCGCAATGGCGCTGAACTCTAGACTGATTGCCATTCGTGAACATAAGGCGAATCAACCTGTCGGTTATGGTGAAAGCTGGCGATCAAATCGTGACACTTACATCGGCGTTGTTGCAATGGGGTACGGGGACGGGTATCCGAGAAATGCACCAGAAGGCACACCGGTTTACATCAACGGGCGCATTGTACCGATTTCTGGCCGTGTTTCTATGGATATGGTTACGGTGGATCTAGGCCCTGACGCATTAGACACCGTTGGAGACAAGGTTGAGTTTTGGGGGGATAACCTGCCTATTGAAAACGTTGCAAAATACATAGGTACCATTCCCTATGAGCTCGTCATCAAATTGACCAAGCGAGTTCGAAAAACTTACGTGGAAGCTTAG
- a CDS encoding iron-containing alcohol dehydrogenase: MDNFTYFNPTKINFGKGQISTIKEEIQPSKRVLLTYGGGSIKNNGVYEQVMTALEGHTVFEFGGIEPNPHYETLVKAVKVAKEEQVDVILAVGGGSVIDGSKFIAAAACYEGDYWDIIETGGGCIEQALTLGCVLTLPATGSEMNRNGVITRAETQDKMSFGSEHVRPAFSVLDPETTYSLPARQIANGAVDSFVHIMEQYLTYPVNAKVSDRFAESLLLNILEDGPLALETPNDYEVRANLMWTATIALNGTLKCGVPTDWSTHAIGHELTALYGLDHAQTLAIVLPAMWKYKKEHKRGKLLQFAERVFNITSGTDEEKVDVAIQKTEEFFNLMGTQTRLSAYGLSEKDIPAVKDKLIQHGMLTMGEHKDITPEDAAEILKLAL; the protein is encoded by the coding sequence ATGGACAATTTCACCTATTTTAATCCAACCAAAATTAACTTTGGTAAAGGCCAAATCTCGACCATTAAGGAAGAGATCCAACCGAGCAAGAGAGTCTTGCTTACTTACGGTGGTGGCAGTATTAAGAACAACGGCGTATATGAGCAGGTCATGACAGCTCTAGAAGGACACACTGTATTTGAATTCGGTGGTATAGAGCCTAACCCGCATTACGAGACGTTGGTGAAAGCCGTTAAAGTTGCCAAGGAAGAGCAGGTCGACGTGATTCTTGCCGTTGGTGGTGGCTCGGTTATTGATGGCAGCAAGTTCATCGCCGCCGCAGCGTGTTATGAAGGTGATTACTGGGACATCATCGAGACCGGAGGTGGCTGTATAGAACAAGCACTTACACTAGGATGTGTGCTGACGCTGCCAGCGACCGGATCTGAAATGAACCGAAACGGTGTTATCACCCGAGCAGAGACACAGGACAAGATGTCATTCGGCTCTGAACATGTTCGCCCTGCTTTCTCAGTCTTAGACCCGGAAACTACGTATTCTTTACCTGCACGACAGATTGCTAATGGTGCTGTAGACAGCTTCGTACACATTATGGAGCAGTACCTAACTTACCCTGTTAATGCAAAAGTTTCAGACCGGTTTGCAGAAAGTTTATTATTGAACATATTAGAAGATGGTCCGCTCGCTCTTGAAACACCGAATGACTATGAAGTGCGTGCAAACCTGATGTGGACGGCGACCATCGCACTCAACGGCACACTAAAGTGTGGGGTGCCTACCGACTGGTCTACTCATGCTATCGGCCATGAGTTAACCGCGCTGTACGGGCTAGACCATGCGCAGACCCTTGCAATTGTTCTTCCTGCAATGTGGAAATACAAAAAAGAGCACAAGCGCGGCAAACTGCTGCAATTTGCAGAGCGTGTTTTCAATATCACGTCTGGCACAGATGAAGAGAAAGTTGATGTGGCCATTCAAAAGACGGAAGAGTTCTTCAATCTAATGGGTACCCAAACCAGGCTATCTGCATACGGTTTGAGTGAAAAAGATATCCCGGCAGTAAAAGATAAGCTTATTCAACATGGGATGCTGACAATGGGCGAGCACAAAGATATCACCCCGGAAGATGCAGCAGAGATATTAAAGTTAGCACTCTAA
- a CDS encoding thioredoxin family protein has translation MKVFKVLGSGCANCVNTANLIEKIAAEQGVEVQVEKVTDMEAIMNYGIMTTPAVVMDDEVVHAGGVPQADKVQSWLVS, from the coding sequence ATGAAAGTGTTTAAAGTGTTGGGTTCTGGTTGCGCGAACTGTGTTAATACGGCGAACCTGATTGAGAAAATCGCGGCAGAGCAAGGGGTTGAAGTGCAGGTTGAAAAAGTGACTGATATGGAAGCCATTATGAACTATGGTATAATGACGACTCCCGCTGTAGTGATGGATGACGAAGTCGTGCATGCCGGTGGTGTCCCGCAAGCGGACAAAGTTCAGTCCTGGCTTGTTTCCTGA
- a CDS encoding fibronectin type III-like domain-contianing protein — protein MAAPEVKLKKPTIELKAFNKTALLKAGQSETLSFDIPANILASFDTDSNQWIVEPGAYTVYVAPSSDVFGDFTGSAAPSVQFTVNKEIVVSKTIKNALSLEDGITEEEIITIKE, from the coding sequence GTGGCCGCACCAGAAGTGAAACTGAAAAAACCGACCATCGAGCTTAAAGCATTCAATAAAACAGCGCTGCTAAAAGCAGGTCAGTCAGAAACACTGAGTTTCGATATCCCTGCTAACATCCTTGCGAGCTTTGATACCGACAGCAATCAGTGGATTGTCGAACCCGGCGCTTACACCGTTTATGTAGCTCCGTCTTCAGATGTGTTTGGTGATTTCACAGGTAGCGCTGCACCATCAGTACAATTTACGGTTAACAAAGAGATTGTCGTTAGTAAAACGATCAAGAATGCGTTGTCATTAGAAGACGGCATAACGGAGGAGGAAATTATTACAATTAAAGAATAA
- the solA gene encoding N-methyl-L-tryptophan oxidase, which translates to MQYDVIVVGAGSMGMSTGYFLAKQGKKVLLLDAFDPPHSHASHHGETRIIRHAYGEGEEYVPLALRAQELWGELEKSSGKPLFLKTGVLNIGEEKSPFISMLITSAKKHQLPLEILSAEDANQRFEGLNLPPEYIGCFESTSGVLRVEDCIQAYRDLALNEGATLLTHHKVSDITLNDDSVTVTANGNAFQAKKLVVSVGAWSNDLMDMLDLTLPITPVRKTFAWYSAPETLYGQGTFPAFSFDTPDGIYYGFPSIDGAGLKIGRHDLGEVQDPNEAISPFEEQTDATDLQQILDKHMPRVESLKFGKTCMYTRTPDENFIIDNHPSNTNVIIASGFSGHGFKFASVIGEVVADMALEKTPEFNLSLFAIDRFN; encoded by the coding sequence ATGCAGTATGATGTGATTGTTGTCGGTGCTGGATCGATGGGAATGTCCACTGGCTATTTCTTAGCTAAACAGGGGAAAAAAGTACTTCTTCTTGATGCGTTTGATCCACCACACTCACACGCGAGCCATCATGGTGAGACACGTATTATTCGCCACGCCTACGGAGAAGGCGAAGAGTACGTACCACTGGCATTAAGAGCTCAGGAGCTATGGGGTGAGCTGGAGAAATCATCAGGGAAGCCACTGTTTCTGAAAACTGGCGTTCTCAACATTGGTGAAGAAAAATCCCCATTTATCTCCATGCTAATTACCAGTGCAAAGAAGCACCAGCTCCCACTAGAAATTTTAAGTGCAGAAGACGCGAACCAACGTTTTGAAGGGCTTAACCTGCCGCCAGAATATATTGGTTGTTTTGAATCGACATCCGGTGTTCTGAGAGTTGAAGATTGTATTCAGGCATATCGTGATCTTGCATTAAATGAAGGCGCGACCCTACTGACTCATCACAAAGTGTCTGACATTACACTTAACGATGATTCAGTTACGGTGACCGCCAACGGCAACGCATTCCAGGCGAAAAAGTTAGTCGTCTCTGTCGGGGCATGGTCGAATGATTTAATGGATATGCTGGATCTGACACTTCCAATCACTCCGGTACGCAAAACATTTGCCTGGTATAGCGCACCAGAAACGCTTTACGGACAAGGTACGTTCCCTGCCTTTTCATTTGATACGCCAGACGGAATTTACTATGGATTTCCGAGCATTGACGGCGCGGGGTTAAAGATTGGCCGCCATGATCTAGGTGAAGTTCAAGATCCGAACGAGGCGATCAGCCCTTTCGAGGAGCAAACCGATGCAACCGATCTTCAGCAAATACTTGATAAACATATGCCAAGAGTGGAATCGCTGAAGTTCGGTAAGACCTGTATGTATACCCGAACACCCGATGAAAACTTTATAATTGATAATCACCCAAGTAATACTAACGTGATTATTGCCTCGGGATTTTCAGGGCATGGATTTAAGTTTGCCAGCGTGATTGGTGAAGTAGTTGCGGATATGGCTCTGGAAAAAACGCCTGAATTCAACTTGTCTCTGTTTGCGATTGATCGCTTCAACTAA